The stretch of DNA CGTTTTTTAGTGCCTCGATCTTTTTTTCATCGACATCTACGCAGATCACGTCGTTGCCCATCTTAGCAAAGCATGCACCACTCACTAGTCCAACATATCCAGTCCCAATCACAGCTACTTTCATGCTTATCCTTAAATTTTCTTTTCCCACTCAAGGGCAGTTTTTATGATGAGTGCTAGATCATCTCTTTTTGGCTTCCAGCTTGTTAGCGAGCGCAGTTTGCTTGCGTTTGAGATGAGGATAGCTGGATCGCCGTCCCTTCTTGGCGCATTTAATACTTTAAAATTTACCCCACTCACCTCTTTTGCGGTCTCGATGACCTCTTTTACGCTAAATCCTCTGCCATATCCCACGTTAAAAGTTTCGCTACCATTTTGACTGATGTAGTCAAGCGCGCTAATGTGAGCGTCTGCTAGGTCACTAACGTGAATGTAATCTCTTACACATGTGCCATCTTTTGTCGCGTAGTCATCACCAAAGATGCCCATGCTCTCGCGCTTGCCAAGTATAGTTTGCACAGCCACCTTGATAAGGTGCGTGGCATTTGGATAATTTTGACCGATTAACCCCTCTTCGTCAGCGCCTGCTACATTAAAGTAGCGAAGTATTGCAAATTTAAAATTTTCATTTGAAGCGGCGTAATCTTTAATGATCTGCTCACTCATAAGCTTACTTCTGCCGTATGGATTTATCGGATTTGTAGGCGTTGTTTCGCTCACCTCCGCCACGTCTGGCTCGCCGTAAACTGCGGCAGTTGAGCTAAATATAAATTTATTTATATTATAAGTTTTTGCGTATCTTAGCACCCTCGCAACGTTTGCGGTGTTGTTTAGATAGTATTTTAGTGGCTCGCTCATACTCTCAAAAACCTCGATAAACGCTGCAAAATGGATGATCGCATCAAATTTACCATTTTCAAAAATTTCACTTAGGTCATCTTCTAGATTTGCGTTTATAAATTTAAAATTTCCGATTTTTTGGAGTGCCTCAAGTGCTTTTTGTGAGCCCTTGCAGAGATTGTCGATGATGGTTATCTCATCTTTACCTTGCTTTAAAAGTGCTTTTACTACGTGGCTGCCGATGTATCCAGCACCACCTGTTACTAAAATTTTCAAGTTTAAGCCTTTCGTAAAAAGTGGTTAATTTTATCAAAAATAGGGTAAAGCAAAAGTAAAGCAAGGCTTTCGAATAAATTTTAATCTTCTCTAACCCTTAAAAATATTGGAAATCTTGGCTTGCCTTTGGCTGTTAAATTTTGAAATTTATATGTGATGATAGAGCCTATCTTTGGGGGATTTGTGCGCTGCTCGTCGCTTAGTCCTGAGCCTATTTTAAAGATAGTGCCAGATTTTGGCTCGCCAGCTTTTTCTTCGTCATCTTTGCCACCAAGCGCTTTGCAGGTAAGCGAGCCAGCAAATTTTGCGTATTTGCCGCTACCTTTATTTATAGCGGTCACTTCACACTCGGCATCTTTAAATTTTTTAAATTTAAGCGCATTTTTGCTTCGTTTTCTCTCGTATGGCGCATTTGGCTCACGCACTACTGCTCCCTCTCCGCCTTTTGCGATGATACTTTCAGTAAATTTTAAAAATTGAGCGTTATCTCGCATTTTTATCTGTTTTATAATGATCAAATTTTCATTTGGTTCATTTTTTAGAAATCTAACCAAAACTTCAAGCCTATCAAGCAAGCCACCATTTGCCTCAGGCACATCAAAAACGTAAAATTTAAGCCTGCTCCACGCTTTTTCATCAGGCAGTTTATCCATAACGCTTGCTTGAATTTCTTCAAACTTAAGCTCCTTTGCGTAAAGCTCGCCATCGAGTGCAAATTTTGGGAAATTTTTAGTAAAACTTAGCGGCGCATTCAGCATTTTGCCTTGCCTTGAGAGTAAATTCTCTCCGTCCCAGTAGGCACGCACACCATCAAGCTTCTCGCTAGCTAGCCAGCCTGAGATATTTTGATCTTTATACTCGCTAAGTCGCAGCAAATCAAGAGAAAATGCAAAATTTAAAAGGACTAAAACCGCAAAAATTATTCTGATCAGGCTTTTGCCTTGCAAAAACAATAATCCATATGATCGTCTACAACGCCCACACTTTGCAAAAAGGCATAGGTGCTAATAGAGCCTAAAAATTTAAACCCTCGCTTTTTTAGCTCCTTTGCCGCAAAGTCAGACATTGGCGTAGTGGCTGGCACTTGTTTGATATCTTGATAGTGATTTATGATCTGTTTGCCGTCAAATTTGGAATCAAATTTTTTTAATAAATATCCCCAAAGATAGTCATAAAAGCTACCAAATTCTTTGGTTACGGATAAAAATGCAATGGCATTTGCAGAGAGTGATTTTAGTTTTAATCTGTTGCGAATCAATCTCTCATTTTGCATAAATTTCGCTATTTCAGCCTCGCCGTAAAGCTTGATCTTCTCTGGATCAAAGCCATCAAACGCCTCTCTCATTGCCTCTCTTTTTTGAAGCACTCCATGCCACGAAAGTCCCGCCTGAAAGCCTTCCAGAACTATCATTTCAAAAAATTTTCTATCATCTTTTATGGCTTTGCCCCACTCTTTATCGTGGTAAGCTATATCAAGCTCGCCTTTAGCCCATTCGCATCGCCTCATCTACACCCCTTAAATCTCAACTCCGTAAAACTCGCAGTACCACTCGACAAATTTAGCTACGCCGTCGTTTACTTTTGTATTTGGCTTGTAGTCAAAGTCAGCCACAAGGTCGCCAACGTCTGCAAAGGTCGCTGGCACGTCGCCTGCTTGAAGTGGGAGGAAATTTTTCTTGATCTCACGGCCGATCTTTATCTCAACCGCCTTTATGTAGTCCATGAGCTCTACTGGGCTGTTGTTGCCGATATTATAGACCTTAAACGGCGCTTTTGAAGTTGCAGGATCTGGGTGCTTTGCGTCCCAAGCTGGATTTGGCTTAGCAGGATTGTCGATGCACTTAATGATGCCCTTTACAATGTCGTCTACGTAGGTAAAGTCACGCTTCATCTTGCCGTAGTTAAAGACGTCGATAGTTTTATCTTTAAGCGCAGCATCAACAAATAAAAATAACGCCATATCAGGGCGTCCCCATGGTCCATACACCGTAAAAAAGCGAAGTCCAGTTGTTGGCACGTTAAATAGATGGCTGTAAGTATGCGCCATCATTTCGTTGCTCTTTTTAGTCGCTGCATAGAGACTTATAGGGTGATTTACCGCTTCGTGCGTAGAAAATGGCATATTCTCATTTAGTCCATAAACCGAGCTAGAGCTTGCATAGACTAAATTTTTGATCTCATTATGGCGGCAGCATTCCAGGATATTCATAAAGCCTGTGATGTTGCTATCGATATAGGCTTTTGGGTTTATGAGCGAGTAGCGAACGCCAGCTTGTGCGGCTAAATTTACCACTACGTCAAATTTTTCTTTAGTAAAAAGCTCTTTCATAGTCTTTTCATCGGCCAAGTCGGCTTTTATAAATTTTAAATTCGGATGTGTTTTTGAGGTGATAAGCTTGCCATAATCTATCTCGCTAGTCTCAAAGCCAGCCGTTTTTAGGCGTGCAAGCTTTAAATTTACGTCGTAATAGTCATTTATTACATCATATCCAACGACCTCATCGCCACGCGCCACAAGGGCATTTGCAAGGTGAAATCCTATAAATCCAGCTGTTCCAGTTACTAAAATTTTCATATTTTTCCTTTCATTTTTGGCTTATTTTAGTGCAAAAATGTAAATTTACGTATTTAGATCAGGGTAGTCCCAAGCGTTAAATTCAGCTCTTAAGTCGTCATTTTCTTGCCCTTTGCAACATAGCCACTCAAGCCCTGCACGTCTTTCCATAACGATCTCTTCGTCAAGTCCAGCAACCTTTTTGCCATTTACCCTTGCATCCACACACGCCCAGTGGTAGCGATAAACTAGGTCAAGTTTGCTCAAAATTTCATCCAAACTGCGTAGTTTTGAGCGCTTTTTGAGTCCACCCTCTCTAAAGATATCCATCACAAAATCACAGTCGCAAATTTTATCCATCTTACCGATATCTTCAGCGATGCCAAGTGCCCAAAGCAAGATCCAAAGCGACTCATACTTCCAGCCCATATTTACGGCCAAATTTATATCAGCCCTTCCCTCTACGACCTCTTTTTCTTTTACACTTAAATCATCATAAAAATCGCCCAAAAAGTCTTTAGCCCAAGCTATCTCATCTTCACTTAGGTGGCCATTGTCGCGGATAGTGCAAGCACACATAATGGCCGTAAATGAGCAAACCGCACGAGCAATGATCTCATCAACGCTTCTTGGCGTAACTTCACTATTGTCATACCTTAGTGGCAGACTCTCAAGCACAGCCACGCCCTCTTTTTTTAAAATTTTTATGCTCTCATCTTTTCTTTGTTGTGCTGTTTTTGGCATATCCGCACCTTTTTTAAAAATATCAAACACTCCCATTTTTATTCAAAAAAACTCAGCGTTAAATTTCTCTTCGTTAAAATTTTTACCTAAAAATTTACAGGCTTCGATCATATCAGTTCTTGCTATTTCAAAGCAACTAGTAGCCCCAGGGCTTGGAGTCATGTTAAAACTTATACCCTCGCCTGTGCTTATCTTGCCCTCGCCAAGCTCAAGACACTTTTTATTACGGTCGATAACTTGTGGCCTTACGCCACCAAAATTTACAGCATAGCTTAGGTCATTTTCACTTAGGCTTGGTACGATCTTTCTAGCATCTTTTACAAATTCTTTTTTATTGATAAATGGCACTTCAAATAAGAAATTTCTTAAAATATAAGATCTGATGTCGCTATCTTTTAAGAGATTTGTAAAGACTTCAAAGACATTTTTATCAAATTTTAGGCATTTACAAAAGTCAAAAAAGCTTGAACAGCCGTGGTATCTCTCTAGTTTTGGTATGACTAGAGCTGTTGGTCCAAAGCGAGTGTTGCCATTAGCTAGGATATCTGGATCGCCGTGAAGCGCGGCAAATGGTAGCTTATCGTTTTGCACCATATAGACTTTGCCATTTAGCAGGCGTTTTTTTGCAAAATAAAAGCTTCCAGCAACGGGCAGTGTGCTAAGATGAAGCCCGTAACCCATTTTGTGAGCCAAAAATAGCGAGTGTCCTCCAGCATCTACTACGACGTAGTTTGCAGTGATCACCTCGCCATCATTTATCTTTATGTGAAATGTATCGCCAGCCTTTTTTATATCAGTTACTTCTGAGTTTAGGCTGATCTCGTAGCCATCTGCGCCTAAATTTATGGCATTTTGCACAAGTGAGTTTGCTAAGCCACCAAAGTCCATCGTCGTAAACTGCCCATTTTGCGTGCCTATGGCGATGATGTTTTCTGGCCTCTCATTGCCATTTGCGTCAAAAACGACGTTTGGCTCGATCTGTTTTAACTTCTCTTTGTCATAAATTTCAAGGTAAGGAAAAAGCTCTTTAAAACTCTCATATCTCTCTTTCATGCGCTCTACTTCGGCATCTCCGATAGCTAGTGCCATCTTTTGATGAGCGAACATATACTTGCCATCAAGATTGTATTTTAGAGCATATTTTACTGGCATATTTGCCACACGAGAAACTTTTTTTGCCTTTTCTAGTGTGTAATTTGTCTCAATATCGCCACAATGAATGGTTTGTGAGTTGCCTTTGCCGTTTGAATTTAGAGTAGCTACGCCGTCATATTTTTCTAAAAGTGCGACCTTCTTTATATCGCTAAATGCAGCCAACTCATAAAAGAGCGCCGTCCCACTAATGCCTGCTCCGATAATTACCACTTCAAAGTGCTTCTGCCTCATTTTTTCTCCCAAAAAAGTTTAGTCGCCAAAATGATACTATATTAATTTTAAAACAAACAGCATAGTTAAAAAAGCTAGAATTTTTATATAAAAGAGAAATTTGGCAAGGCTTTCACCTTGCCTTGAAGTTAAAATTTATAAGATACGTTTACTTTGAAATTTCTACCTGGCTCCCAGTCCACATAGTTTGGATTGCCTGTATAATCAGCCGTTCTTTGAGACTGTGAAGCATAAGTTTTATTAAAGAGGTTGTAAATTCCAGCATTTATCTCTAGCCCTTTAAATTTGCCGCTACTTGGCGTATAGCTAGCATAGATATCGCTAACTGCATAGCTTGGTATATTAACATTTTTGTCATCACCAGCCGAGATGGTATTTTTTGATGCAAAGTAGATTAGGTTGTAGCCTACTAGCGTATCAATGCTAGAAAATGCATACTCTGCGTTAAATGTATATTTATCGCCCTGATCGCGGTAGCCGATGACGTTTGAGGTCGAATAGCAAGGCCCAACAGTTCCTCGCCGACAAGACGTCAATACCCTATCTTTATATTTTACACTTTGATGAGTGTAGCTAGCAGCTAGGCTTAGTGCGTCTAAATTTAGCCTTGCAAGTAGCTCAACGCCGCTTATATCAGCCCCGCCAGCGTTTATCCTCTTTAAAGCTCCATTTGCTGCGTTGTTATCAACTATTAAATTTTTATATTTTGTCATAAAGTATTTTGCAGAGAGGCTATACGAACTAGCTTCGCTTATATCACCATGATATTTAAGACCAGTTTCGTAGCTGTTTCCAGTTGTAGCTTTTAGATCTTTATTTGCTTCAAAATTTTCTGCCCTACTAGCATACATAGACTCCATGACATCAGGCCCTCTAAAGACTCTTGCATAGCTTGCAAAAGCGTTAAGACCTTTAAGTATCTCATAATCAAGTGCAAGTGCTGGGGTAAATTCATTGTATTTATAAGTGTAGCTCTTTACATTTCCGACTCTACCATCGTAGCTTTTTAGCTCGTGATGGGTGTATCTGATGCCTGGAGTAACAGTTAACGAACTAAAATTTAGCGCATCTTCTGCGTAGATAGAGTAGTTATTTACCTTTTCTGGGTAGTGGTTATCTGGCTTGTTAAAATTTTTACTTTGATAAAACTCAGCACCATATCTAAATGTCTGCGTCAAAGTGCCGGTCTCGACTATACTCTTAGCCTTTGCATTTATACCGTTTGTTTTTACGCCTAAAATTTTTAAGACCGGGTCATCTTTTTTATGCTCGGTATTGTATACCGTTACATCTAAATTTAGAAGATCACTTGGTTTGTACTCGTATTTTAGCGTTGTAGTATCACGTTCATATTTTCGGTTATCAACAGGAAATTGACCAGTATACCAGCTGCCAAACTCGGCTCTCATTGGATACATGCCCTTAAATTCATTGTGCTCTCTTGAGATAGAAATTCTATGCGCATCAAGGAAGCTGTAACCAAGCTTTAAAAGATAGCTAAGGTCGTTGCCGTCGCCGCCTATCTTTCTTTTGTTGCCGCTTTTGCCGTAGTCGTAGCCCTTATGATTAATAGCGGCTATAAAGTCAAGCCCTTCAACCGGTGCAGTAAAGAGCATAAGGCCTTGAGAAAATTCGCTGTTATTTGAGGCGTATCCTGTCTTTATCTTTGCGCCGATGATCTCACCATCATCAAGCAAGTCTTTTGCATCAACCGTTTTAAAGGCGACCGAACCGCCAAGTGCGCCCGAGCCGTTTACCACTGATCTTGAGCCAACCTCGACATCAACAGCTTTTATAAGATCTGGATCGATCAGCAAGTCAGCGTTGTGGTGAAATGTATTTCCGTTTTGTTTTGCGCCGTCTATCGTGATATTTAGACCGCGGTCGCTCACGCCCCTCATGTAAATTTTTTGATTCATGCCGTTCGTGCCGCCCACATAAACACCAGGAATATCTCTCATCACGTCTTTTACTAGGCCAGCGTTTCTAGTTGAAATTTTGATGTCATCAACTCCGTATCCGCCACTACTACTTGTTACCTCAACTCCGCTTAATACGCTCTCGTCTGCCCCATTTGCACAAACTGCTATGCTTGCTGCAAGAGATAGTTTAAATAAGCTTTTAAATCTCATATTTTCTACTATTTTGGTTATTAAAATTACTATTTTAATTTTATAGCATAATTTTGAGATTGAATATTATAATTTTAAATATAAATTTTGGATAAATTTTTGAGTTTTTTGGCAAAAATATAAATTATTTTTAAATTTTAATTATCTAATAAATTAATTAGATTCTGAGATAAGGAACGAAATTATATAATTTTATCAAGGTAGTAAATAAGGTTAATTTTTAATAAAAAATTCTTAAATTTTACAGATAATTTTTATCAAGAAAGGCTTAAGAAATCTAAAATAAATTTTACTTTTTTAGCGCTCAGATTTTTTTTATAAACACTCTTATGATAAATCTTATGCAAAAGGTAAAAAAATGAGAACAGGTAAAAATATGGAGCAAATAGCGTTAAGAGCGTTATTTTAGCAGATAGGGACATAGGGTAAAAAATGAGAACTCAAAATGCAAAATTTGCAAAATTTAGGCATTTTTTTGCATTTTGAAAGCCAAAGCTTCAAATTGCTTCAAAAACTTCAAAAATAGCTTCAAAATCACTTTAAATCACGCATCTTAGGACCTTACCCACAATATACACTTGCACATCGTCGTCTGGCCCTATGTCGTAGCTTTCGTAGTCTTTATTGACGCTTTTAATGTGCAGTACGCCGTTTGGCGACTTTTGAAGCAGCTTAACCATAAAATTACCGCAATAATTTATGATATATAACCCATCGCCGGCAAAAGACGCCGTAACGTCTGCTATAACCCAACTATCAGGGAAAAGCATCGGCACCATAGAGTAGCCGTCCACCTTCATGCAGCGCACGCGATCGGTATTTTTAGGGCGAACTTTAAAGAGCATTTGCGAAAACGGAACAAGAATATCGGTATCATAAATTTCTATGCCGTCAATATCGACACTCTCGCCTGCGCCCACGCTTGAGCTGAGTTGCCTTATATAAATTTGATCGTTTTTGATTTGCTCTAGTTGGGAGTTTTTAAGGTTTGGAGTATTAAGGGACAAATTGTTATCACTAAGGGACAACTTAGGGACACGATTATTTTTTATAAGGGACATTTGAAATTCTTCAAGAGATAAATTCTTATCATAGAATTTATTTACGCCTACGCCAAGGGCAACAGCTATTTTTTGCAAATTCTCAACAGTAATATTTTTTGTTTTTCCGCTCTCATAGCCTTTTATGCTATCAAGTGAAACACCGGAATGTTTTGCCAAATCTGCCTGGGTCCATTGTCTTCCTGCTCTTAGCTCTTTTAATTTTGTAGACAAGCTCATGAAAATCCTTTAATATATTACACCTTATCTTGACAAGTAGTAATATATTACGCTATAATTCTAAATCTATTGGGAAATAATACTAAATTTTTCTTAAATTTATTAGTAAAAATGCTAGGAAATTTATAGAAAGGTTAGTAAAAATGCTAAAACTAGCAAGGAATAGAGTAAAGAGATTTTTTAAAAATAGGTCAGAAGGAGAAAAAGTGGCAAATATAGCAAAACCAATCACCAAAGCGGTTAAGCGAAAACTAAAATACGATCTTAAAGATTACTGCGAGATGCGCGGCCTTAGTTTAAGCAGCCTATATAAAGGTTACGTTAGCCAAAAGGCTCGTAAAATACTAGAAAAAGACGGGATAAAAGTAGCCTAATATGTGGGTAAACAGCAAAGAAGCGGCTGAAATTTTGGGCGTAAAATATGAAACCATTAAAAAGGCTACACAAAGAGCAGAAAGAGCAGGCAAAAAAATTTGTCTTATTGGGTGTAATATATCACACTTTACCTACACCGACGGCATTGGTCGCGGCGGCAAAACCCTCCAAATTTGGATCGACGACGCCGTAACAAACAACGACCCAAACCAAAAGGAATCAGACGATGAGAAAAATAGTATTAACGCTAACCTTGATCATAGCCGCGGTAGCGATAGCG from Campylobacter concisus encodes:
- a CDS encoding FAD-dependent oxidoreductase, which encodes MRQKHFEVVIIGAGISGTALFYELAAFSDIKKVALLEKYDGVATLNSNGKGNSQTIHCGDIETNYTLEKAKKVSRVANMPVKYALKYNLDGKYMFAHQKMALAIGDAEVERMKERYESFKELFPYLEIYDKEKLKQIEPNVVFDANGNERPENIIAIGTQNGQFTTMDFGGLANSLVQNAINLGADGYEISLNSEVTDIKKAGDTFHIKINDGEVITANYVVVDAGGHSLFLAHKMGYGLHLSTLPVAGSFYFAKKRLLNGKVYMVQNDKLPFAALHGDPDILANGNTRFGPTALVIPKLERYHGCSSFFDFCKCLKFDKNVFEVFTNLLKDSDIRSYILRNFLFEVPFINKKEFVKDARKIVPSLSENDLSYAVNFGGVRPQVIDRNKKCLELGEGKISTGEGISFNMTPSPGATSCFEIARTDMIEACKFLGKNFNEEKFNAEFF
- a CDS encoding DUF4272 domain-containing protein, encoding MPKTAQQRKDESIKILKKEGVAVLESLPLRYDNSEVTPRSVDEIIARAVCSFTAIMCACTIRDNGHLSEDEIAWAKDFLGDFYDDLSVKEKEVVEGRADINLAVNMGWKYESLWILLWALGIAEDIGKMDKICDCDFVMDIFREGGLKKRSKLRSLDEILSKLDLVYRYHWACVDARVNGKKVAGLDEEIVMERRAGLEWLCCKGQENDDLRAEFNAWDYPDLNT
- a CDS encoding XRE family transcriptional regulator; translation: MSLSTKLKELRAGRQWTQADLAKHSGVSLDSIKGYESGKTKNITVENLQKIAVALGVGVNKFYDKNLSLEEFQMSLIKNNRVPKLSLSDNNLSLNTPNLKNSQLEQIKNDQIYIRQLSSSVGAGESVDIDGIEIYDTDILVPFSQMLFKVRPKNTDRVRCMKVDGYSMVPMLFPDSWVIADVTASFAGDGLYIINYCGNFMVKLLQKSPNGVLHIKSVNKDYESYDIGPDDDVQVYIVGKVLRCVI
- the galE gene encoding UDP-glucose 4-epimerase GalE codes for the protein MKILVTGGAGYIGSHVVKALLKQGKDEITIIDNLCKGSQKALEALQKIGNFKFINANLEDDLSEIFENGKFDAIIHFAAFIEVFESMSEPLKYYLNNTANVARVLRYAKTYNINKFIFSSTAAVYGEPDVAEVSETTPTNPINPYGRSKLMSEQIIKDYAASNENFKFAILRYFNVAGADEEGLIGQNYPNATHLIKVAVQTILGKRESMGIFGDDYATKDGTCVRDYIHVSDLADAHISALDYISQNGSETFNVGYGRGFSVKEVIETAKEVSGVNFKVLNAPRRDGDPAILISNASKLRSLTSWKPKRDDLALIIKTALEWEKKI
- a CDS encoding DNA-3-methyladenine glycosylase I, encoding MRRCEWAKGELDIAYHDKEWGKAIKDDRKFFEMIVLEGFQAGLSWHGVLQKREAMREAFDGFDPEKIKLYGEAEIAKFMQNERLIRNRLKLKSLSANAIAFLSVTKEFGSFYDYLWGYLLKKFDSKFDGKQIINHYQDIKQVPATTPMSDFAAKELKKRGFKFLGSISTYAFLQSVGVVDDHMDYCFCKAKA
- a CDS encoding DNA ligase; the protein is MRIIFAVLVLLNFAFSLDLLRLSEYKDQNISGWLASEKLDGVRAYWDGENLLSRQGKMLNAPLSFTKNFPKFALDGELYAKELKFEEIQASVMDKLPDEKAWSRLKFYVFDVPEANGGLLDRLEVLVRFLKNEPNENLIIIKQIKMRDNAQFLKFTESIIAKGGEGAVVREPNAPYERKRSKNALKFKKFKDAECEVTAINKGSGKYAKFAGSLTCKALGGKDDEEKAGEPKSGTIFKIGSGLSDEQRTNPPKIGSIITYKFQNLTAKGKPRFPIFLRVRED
- a CDS encoding NAD-dependent epimerase — encoded protein: MKILVTGTAGFIGFHLANALVARGDEVVGYDVINDYYDVNLKLARLKTAGFETSEIDYGKLITSKTHPNLKFIKADLADEKTMKELFTKEKFDVVVNLAAQAGVRYSLINPKAYIDSNITGFMNILECCRHNEIKNLVYASSSSVYGLNENMPFSTHEAVNHPISLYAATKKSNEMMAHTYSHLFNVPTTGLRFFTVYGPWGRPDMALFLFVDAALKDKTIDVFNYGKMKRDFTYVDDIVKGIIKCIDNPAKPNPAWDAKHPDPATSKAPFKVYNIGNNSPVELMDYIKAVEIKIGREIKKNFLPLQAGDVPATFADVGDLVADFDYKPNTKVNDGVAKFVEWYCEFYGVEI
- a CDS encoding TonB-dependent receptor domain-containing protein, with the protein product MRFKSLFKLSLAASIAVCANGADESVLSGVEVTSSSGGYGVDDIKISTRNAGLVKDVMRDIPGVYVGGTNGMNQKIYMRGVSDRGLNITIDGAKQNGNTFHHNADLLIDPDLIKAVDVEVGSRSVVNGSGALGGSVAFKTVDAKDLLDDGEIIGAKIKTGYASNNSEFSQGLMLFTAPVEGLDFIAAINHKGYDYGKSGNKRKIGGDGNDLSYLLKLGYSFLDAHRISISREHNEFKGMYPMRAEFGSWYTGQFPVDNRKYERDTTTLKYEYKPSDLLNLDVTVYNTEHKKDDPVLKILGVKTNGINAKAKSIVETGTLTQTFRYGAEFYQSKNFNKPDNHYPEKVNNYSIYAEDALNFSSLTVTPGIRYTHHELKSYDGRVGNVKSYTYKYNEFTPALALDYEILKGLNAFASYARVFRGPDVMESMYASRAENFEANKDLKATTGNSYETGLKYHGDISEASSYSLSAKYFMTKYKNLIVDNNAANGALKRINAGGADISGVELLARLNLDALSLAASYTHQSVKYKDRVLTSCRRGTVGPCYSTSNVIGYRDQGDKYTFNAEYAFSSIDTLVGYNLIYFASKNTISAGDDKNVNIPSYAVSDIYASYTPSSGKFKGLEINAGIYNLFNKTYASQSQRTADYTGNPNYVDWEPGRNFKVNVSYKF